The Candidatus Goldiibacteriota bacterium genome contains a region encoding:
- a CDS encoding glycosyltransferase, with translation MNSINDYAKIVGQAVLDDLKIAAEKLKGKRITHVNSTPVGGGVAEILTRMVPLLNQLGVQSDWQVIKGNNSFFDVTKKMHNNIHGSGEPLTESEIKTFMENGAFNEENMPCDSDIMFIHDPQPITLINKKRDNKWIWRCHVDASNPVASTWKFLREFIDRYDSAVFSSPLFARQLPIRQFLISPSIDPLSDKNRDMEPEEIKKYLDKYNIPTDKPLITQISRFDRLKDPVGVIQAYKKVKPYVDCRLLLAGGTAVDDPEGNVVYNEVLEAAGKDKDIMILNMPQDDNAVNAIQRASTVIMQKSLKEGFGLTVSEALWKSKPVVASHVGGIPLQIKHKYSGMLCHSIDGAAFALKMLLNNPDFADKLGKNGKEHVRNNFLLTRHIKEYMLLFLSLYSKEDVVLF, from the coding sequence ATGAACAGCATAAACGATTACGCCAAAATAGTGGGTCAGGCAGTTCTGGATGACCTTAAAATTGCCGCCGAAAAATTAAAGGGAAAAAGAATCACGCATGTAAATTCCACGCCGGTAGGCGGCGGTGTAGCGGAAATACTTACAAGGATGGTGCCCCTGCTGAATCAGCTTGGAGTTCAGTCTGACTGGCAGGTAATAAAAGGCAATAACTCCTTTTTTGATGTCACGAAAAAAATGCATAATAACATACATGGAAGCGGGGAACCGCTTACTGAAAGTGAGATAAAAACGTTTATGGAAAACGGAGCGTTTAATGAGGAAAATATGCCCTGTGATTCGGACATAATGTTTATTCATGACCCTCAGCCGATAACGCTTATTAATAAAAAGCGGGATAATAAATGGATATGGCGGTGCCATGTTGACGCAAGTAATCCTGTTGCTTCCACATGGAAATTTCTAAGGGAGTTTATTGACCGCTATGATTCCGCCGTATTTTCCTCGCCCCTTTTTGCAAGGCAGCTGCCCATAAGGCAGTTTTTAATCTCTCCGTCAATTGACCCGTTAAGCGATAAAAACCGTGACATGGAGCCGGAAGAAATAAAAAAGTACCTTGATAAATACAACATACCGACAGACAAGCCTTTAATCACGCAGATATCAAGATTTGACAGGTTAAAGGATCCGGTAGGCGTAATACAGGCGTATAAGAAAGTAAAGCCTTATGTTGACTGCAGGCTTCTGCTGGCAGGCGGGACAGCTGTGGATGACCCGGAAGGCAATGTTGTTTATAACGAAGTGCTTGAAGCCGCGGGAAAAGATAAAGATATAATGATACTTAACATGCCGCAGGATGATAACGCCGTAAATGCCATTCAAAGGGCGTCAACGGTAATAATGCAGAAATCACTGAAAGAAGGGTTTGGGCTTACCGTCAGCGAGGCGCTGTGGAAGTCAAAACCGGTTGTGGCTTCGCATGTGGGCGGAATACCGCTTCAGATTAAGCATAAATATTCGGGGATGCTGTGCCATTCAATAGACGGCGCCGCGTTCGCGCTTAAAATGCTGCTGAATAATCCTGATTTTGCCGATAAACTTGGTAAAAACGGCAAGGAACATGTAAGGAACAATTTTCTGCTTACAAGGCATATTAAGGAATATATGCTGCTTTTTCTTTCCCTTTATTCCAAAGAGGACGTTGTGCTTTTTTAA
- the der gene encoding ribosome biogenesis GTPase Der, with protein sequence MKSDFTVLIVGRENVGKSSIFNKLINQQKAIVDDYPGVTRDRLYGDVDWFGKKFTIVDTGGILFDGEDLIKTKVVDTIKDVIKSADLVLMVADGKSGLIPDDKKILNFIKENNPNYVVAVNKIDSQAAVDKTYEFYNMGIDTIFPVSSAHSLGLDDLLDYIAERIPEVKPDEDGAKLPKIAITGRENAGKSSLFNALLKEERSIVTEIPGTTRDAVDSMIELNGKKFIIIDTAGVKKRRNMKGKPEAFGIGRSFSNVKRSDVVLHVIDITTGITEVDKKVLGYAAEHLKAVVICVNKWDLVKPSERDAKRKEYVEYLRDEMKFMDYAPVVFVSAKNSAGLEKLIDIVIRVEKKYNFRVKTSILNRMIREAVFRKAPVTKKGSLKIYYATQVSAAPPTFTLFVNSADKIHESYLRYVINRIREDFGFDGCPIKLKVKQKEKKEA encoded by the coding sequence ATGAAAAGCGATTTTACGGTTTTAATTGTAGGAAGGGAAAATGTCGGCAAATCCTCCATTTTCAACAAACTTATCAACCAGCAGAAAGCCATAGTTGACGATTATCCGGGGGTCACCCGCGACAGGCTTTACGGCGACGTGGATTGGTTTGGTAAAAAGTTTACCATTGTGGATACGGGCGGAATACTGTTTGACGGCGAAGACCTTATAAAAACAAAAGTTGTGGATACCATAAAAGACGTTATCAAAAGCGCGGACCTTGTGCTTATGGTGGCGGACGGCAAAAGCGGCCTTATTCCGGACGACAAAAAGATTCTGAATTTTATAAAAGAAAATAACCCCAATTACGTTGTCGCGGTAAATAAGATAGATTCGCAGGCGGCGGTTGATAAGACATATGAATTTTATAATATGGGTATTGACACTATTTTTCCGGTCTCTTCCGCGCATTCGCTTGGGCTTGATGACCTTCTTGATTACATAGCGGAGAGAATACCTGAAGTAAAGCCCGATGAAGACGGCGCAAAGCTTCCAAAAATAGCCATAACCGGAAGGGAAAACGCAGGCAAATCATCGCTGTTTAACGCGCTGCTTAAGGAAGAACGTTCCATAGTAACTGAAATACCCGGAACCACCCGCGACGCGGTGGATTCAATGATAGAGTTAAACGGCAAAAAATTCATAATTATAGATACCGCCGGGGTAAAGAAACGCAGAAACATGAAAGGCAAGCCGGAAGCTTTCGGCATTGGCAGGTCTTTTTCCAATGTAAAAAGAAGTGATGTTGTCCTGCATGTCATTGATATTACCACGGGCATTACAGAGGTTGACAAGAAAGTGCTGGGCTATGCCGCGGAACACTTAAAGGCTGTTGTTATCTGCGTAAACAAATGGGATCTTGTAAAACCTTCGGAGCGCGACGCTAAAAGAAAAGAATATGTTGAATATCTGCGGGATGAAATGAAATTCATGGACTACGCGCCGGTTGTCTTTGTATCCGCCAAAAATTCGGCAGGGCTTGAAAAACTTATAGATATTGTAATTAGGGTTGAAAAAAAGTATAATTTCAGGGTAAAGACATCAATATTAAACAGGATGATAAGGGAAGCGGTTTTCAGAAAGGCGCCTGTGACAAAAAAAGGCAGCCTTAAAATATATTACGCGACGCAGGTTTCTGCCGCGCCGCCCACTTTTACGCTTTTTGTAAATTCTGCGGATAAAATACACGAAAGTTATTTAAGATATGTCATAAACAGGATTCGGGAAGATTTTGGATTTGACGGCTGCCCGATTAAGCTTAAAGTAAAGCAGAAAGAAAAAAAGGAGGCTTAG